In Rahnella aquatilis CIP 78.65 = ATCC 33071, one DNA window encodes the following:
- the rsxD gene encoding electron transport complex subunit RsxD, with the protein MAFRIASSPFTHNRQNTSTIMMMVILACIPGLLAQVWFFGYGTLIQLTLAIIIALLAEGAVLQLRKQPVTKRLGDNSALLTAVLLGISLPPLGPWWMVVLGTIFAIIIAKQLYGGLGQNPFNPAMVGYVVLLISFPVQMTTWLPPDVLQHHHVGFTDTLLTIFTGHNSQDLTAYQLNMNVDGVTQATPLDAFKTGLRSGHTADQILGTPLFSGTLAGLGWQWINLGFLAGGLFLMWRKIISWHIPVAMLGMLVICAGIAWGLAPEHYSSPLVGLFSGATMLGAFFIATDPVTASTTPRGRLIFGALIGLLVWLIRSYGGYPDGVAFAVLLANITVPLIDHYTQPRVYGHR; encoded by the coding sequence ATGGCCTTCAGGATCGCAAGTTCACCTTTTACGCATAATCGCCAGAACACCAGCACCATCATGATGATGGTGATCCTGGCGTGTATTCCCGGCCTGCTCGCTCAGGTCTGGTTCTTCGGTTACGGCACGCTGATTCAGCTGACGCTGGCTATCATCATTGCCCTGCTGGCAGAAGGCGCGGTGTTACAGCTGCGAAAACAGCCGGTGACAAAACGTCTGGGGGATAACAGCGCCCTGCTGACAGCGGTTTTGCTGGGTATCAGCCTGCCGCCGCTGGGTCCGTGGTGGATGGTGGTGCTCGGCACGATTTTCGCCATCATTATCGCCAAACAACTTTACGGCGGTCTGGGTCAGAATCCGTTTAACCCGGCCATGGTAGGTTATGTGGTGCTGCTGATTTCTTTCCCGGTTCAGATGACCACCTGGCTGCCGCCGGATGTTTTACAGCATCATCACGTCGGATTCACCGATACGCTGCTGACCATTTTCACCGGCCATAACAGTCAGGATCTGACCGCCTATCAGCTGAACATGAACGTCGATGGTGTAACGCAGGCGACACCGCTGGATGCGTTTAAAACCGGTCTGCGCTCCGGTCATACCGCCGATCAGATCCTCGGGACGCCACTGTTTAGCGGCACACTGGCCGGTCTCGGCTGGCAGTGGATTAACCTCGGATTCCTGGCCGGTGGCCTGTTCCTGATGTGGCGAAAAATCATCAGCTGGCATATTCCGGTCGCCATGTTAGGTATGCTGGTCATTTGCGCGGGTATCGCGTGGGGTCTGGCCCCTGAACACTATTCATCACCGCTGGTCGGGCTGTTCTCCGGCGCGACCATGCTCGGCGCGTTCTTTATCGCCACCGATCCGGTGACGGCGTCCACCACGCCAAGAGGCCGCCTGATTTTTGGTGCGCTGATTGGTTTGCTGGTGTGGCTGATCCGCAGTTACGGCGGTTATCCGGATGGCGTGGCCTTTGCGGTTTTACTGGCCAATATCACCGTGCCACTGATTGATCACTACACGCAACCACGCGTTTACGGGCATCGCTGA
- the rsxG gene encoding electron transport complex subunit RsxG, whose protein sequence is MLATMRRHGLILAFFGALMTGMTALVNLMTKPTIEHQALLQQKTLFDQVIPASVYDNDMQNECYNVTDASLGTATPHRMYLARKNGQPVAAVVETTAPDGYSGAIQLLVAADFHGKVYGSRVLEQHETPGLGDKIEVRISDWIKHFANQTVNGVSDERWAVKKDGGMFDQFTGATITPRAVVRSVKRTALFIGTVPSQLSHLTPCGARDE, encoded by the coding sequence ATGTTAGCTACAATGCGGCGCCACGGCCTGATTTTGGCTTTCTTTGGCGCACTGATGACCGGCATGACCGCGCTGGTCAACCTGATGACCAAGCCGACCATTGAACATCAGGCACTGTTACAACAAAAAACGCTGTTCGATCAGGTGATCCCGGCCAGCGTGTATGACAACGACATGCAAAATGAATGTTACAACGTCACCGATGCCTCACTCGGTACTGCCACGCCGCACCGTATGTATCTGGCGCGCAAAAACGGTCAGCCGGTGGCGGCTGTGGTGGAAACTACCGCGCCTGACGGCTATTCCGGTGCGATCCAGTTGCTGGTGGCGGCGGATTTTCATGGCAAAGTTTACGGTTCCCGTGTGCTGGAACAGCATGAAACGCCGGGGCTGGGTGACAAAATTGAAGTGCGCATTTCCGACTGGATCAAGCATTTTGCCAATCAGACCGTTAACGGTGTAAGCGATGAGCGCTGGGCGGTGAAGAAAGACGGCGGTATGTTTGATCAGTTTACCGGTGCGACCATTACACCGCGCGCTGTCGTTCGCTCTGTAAAACGCACGGCGCTGTTTATCGGGACGGTACCGTCTCAGCTTTCCCACCTCACCCCTTGTGGAGCACGTGATGAGTGA
- a CDS encoding electron transport complex subunit E, whose protein sequence is MSEARKIIVQGLWTNNSSLVQLLGLCPLLAVTSTATNALGLGLATTLVLTCTNAMISAFRKWIPDEIRIPIYVLIIASVVSTVQMLINAYAFGLYQALGIFIPLIVTNCIVVGRAEACAASSPIHLAALDGAMTGLGATCAMFVLGSMREILGSGVLFNGADLLLGSWAKVLRVEVLHLDNPFLLAMLPPGAFIGLGLLLAAKYLIDQRMKARKAAQHVVAEESLPKGSVHE, encoded by the coding sequence ATGAGTGAAGCCAGAAAGATAATCGTTCAGGGTTTGTGGACTAATAACTCCTCGCTGGTGCAGTTGCTGGGGCTTTGCCCGCTGCTGGCCGTGACGTCTACGGCGACCAATGCCCTCGGTTTAGGGCTGGCGACCACGCTGGTGCTGACCTGCACTAACGCCATGATTTCCGCGTTCCGTAAGTGGATCCCGGATGAAATCCGCATCCCGATTTACGTGCTGATTATCGCCTCGGTGGTCAGTACCGTGCAGATGCTGATCAACGCCTACGCATTCGGTCTGTATCAGGCGCTGGGCATTTTTATTCCGCTGATTGTGACCAACTGTATTGTGGTCGGACGCGCTGAAGCCTGCGCGGCCAGCAGCCCCATCCATCTGGCCGCGCTTGACGGTGCGATGACCGGCCTCGGTGCCACCTGCGCGATGTTCGTGCTGGGTTCAATGCGTGAAATTCTCGGCAGCGGCGTGCTGTTCAACGGTGCTGATTTGTTGCTCGGCAGTTGGGCGAAAGTACTGCGCGTCGAAGTGCTGCATCTGGATAACCCGTTCCTGCTGGCCATGTTGCCGCCGGGCGCGTTTATCGGCCTCGGTCTGTTGCTGGCCGCTAAATACCTTATCGATCAGCGCATGAAAGCGCGGAAAGCGGCACAGCACGTTGTCGCTGAAGAAAGTCTGCCAAAGGGAAGTGTTCATGAATAA
- the nth gene encoding endonuclease III has product MNKEKRIEILSRLRDNNPHPTTELVYTTPFELLISVLLSAQATDVSVNKATARLYPVANTPASVLALGVDGVKEYIKTIGLFNAKAENVIKTCRILLEKHNGEVPEDRAALEALPGVGRKTANVVLNTAFGWPTIAVDTHIFRVCNRTKFAPGKTVDDVEEKLLKVVPAEFKLDCHHWLILHGRYTCIARKPRCGSCLIEDLCESKEKVYAE; this is encoded by the coding sequence ATGAATAAGGAAAAGCGCATCGAAATCCTCAGTCGTTTGCGTGATAACAATCCGCATCCCACAACCGAACTGGTGTACACCACCCCGTTCGAACTGCTGATTTCGGTATTGCTTTCCGCACAGGCCACGGATGTCAGCGTGAACAAGGCGACGGCCAGGCTGTATCCGGTCGCCAACACGCCGGCCTCTGTTCTGGCGCTTGGCGTGGACGGCGTAAAGGAATACATCAAAACCATTGGCCTGTTTAATGCCAAAGCCGAGAACGTGATTAAAACCTGCCGTATTTTGCTGGAAAAACACAACGGCGAAGTGCCGGAAGACCGCGCCGCGCTTGAAGCCCTGCCGGGTGTCGGCCGCAAAACCGCCAACGTCGTGCTCAATACCGCCTTCGGCTGGCCGACCATTGCCGTGGATACGCATATTTTCCGCGTCTGTAACCGCACGAAATTCGCGCCGGGTAAGACTGTCGATGATGTCGAAGAGAAATTGCTGAAAGTGGTTCCGGCCGAATTCAAACTTGACTGCCATCACTGGTTGATCCTGCATGGCCGCTATACCTGTATTGCGCGCAAGCCACGGTGCGGCTCGTGTCTGATCGAGGATTTGTGTGAGAGTAAAGAGAAGGTTTATGCGGAGTGA
- a CDS encoding DUF2501 domain-containing protein produces the protein MKTLKAVVLAMASAGILLSAGAQASNNLLGQLQQAANEGLNGTSNKSGSAGTTSSLTSLLSGGDSALTSTSANNVAGVLQYCVKNNVLSKASTENVKDQLLSKLGIQTAEGAESQDYQQGLGGLLKTGKDQSVDLNNLGNGLTQVKEKVKTKACDVVLKQAKSFI, from the coding sequence ATGAAAACATTGAAAGCTGTTGTTCTGGCGATGGCCTCTGCGGGTATTTTGCTTTCAGCAGGCGCACAGGCTTCGAATAATCTTCTGGGACAACTGCAGCAGGCTGCTAACGAAGGACTGAATGGCACCAGCAATAAATCCGGTTCTGCGGGCACCACGTCTTCGCTGACCTCACTGCTCAGCGGCGGCGACAGCGCATTAACTTCGACCAGCGCAAACAACGTCGCCGGTGTGTTGCAGTACTGCGTGAAGAACAACGTACTTTCCAAAGCCAGCACTGAGAATGTGAAAGATCAGTTGCTGAGCAAGCTGGGCATCCAGACGGCAGAGGGTGCGGAAAGCCAGGATTATCAGCAGGGCCTGGGGGGATTGCTGAAAACCGGTAAAGACCAGAGTGTGGATCTGAATAATCTGGGGAACGGGCTGACGCAGGTGAAGGAGAAAGTGAAAACCAAAGCCTGTGATGTGGTGCTCAAGCAGGCGAAATCGTTTATTTGA
- a CDS encoding LysR family transcriptional regulator → MDIKQLIYLCNLERERHFGRAAEASFVSQPTLSMRLKNLEKELDLNLINRGNNFEGFTAEGLRVLSWAREIVAVYEGLKLEVESLKQGMSGTLRIGVMPQCSVSLAQLIKAVSEAHPGLDYRVAEVSADQLIEALSSHSVDVGIGFFEFSTLNELRFQLVPLDDGGVDVVYHPDHFPQLQGIGLMTAEQAAALPLCLSEPSRYFRRYLDNFFRQAGLELHPRLESTSIFQLMQGVFVGIGCALVPRGHLIDEMHPVLKRCPLDITPMSRHAALVVAEAGRATPLAQHFFTAAGLWLSQQQTEQPAG, encoded by the coding sequence TTGGATATCAAACAACTTATCTATCTGTGTAATCTCGAACGCGAGCGGCATTTCGGCAGGGCAGCAGAAGCCAGTTTTGTCAGCCAGCCGACGTTGTCGATGCGCCTCAAGAACCTTGAAAAAGAACTCGACCTTAATCTGATCAACCGCGGTAATAACTTTGAAGGTTTTACCGCCGAAGGGCTGCGTGTACTGAGCTGGGCACGTGAAATCGTCGCCGTCTATGAAGGTCTGAAACTGGAAGTCGAATCGCTGAAACAGGGCATGAGCGGAACATTGCGTATCGGTGTAATGCCGCAATGCAGCGTGTCGCTGGCGCAACTGATTAAGGCGGTCAGCGAGGCGCACCCGGGCCTGGATTACCGCGTCGCAGAAGTCAGTGCCGATCAACTGATCGAAGCGCTGAGCAGCCATTCGGTGGATGTCGGTATCGGTTTCTTTGAATTTTCGACGCTCAATGAACTGCGCTTTCAGCTGGTGCCGCTTGATGATGGCGGTGTTGATGTGGTGTATCACCCGGATCATTTCCCGCAGTTGCAGGGCATCGGACTGATGACCGCCGAACAGGCAGCCGCGCTGCCGTTATGTTTGTCTGAGCCGAGCCGCTATTTCCGTCGTTATCTGGATAATTTTTTCCGTCAGGCCGGGCTTGAGCTGCATCCGCGGCTTGAAAGCACGTCTATTTTCCAGCTGATGCAGGGGGTGTTTGTCGGCATTGGCTGTGCGCTGGTTCCGCGCGGCCATCTGATTGATGAAATGCATCCTGTACTGAAACGTTGCCCGCTGGATATCACACCGATGAGCCGCCACGCCGCACTGGTGGTTGCCGAAGCGGGAAGGGCAACGCCGCTGGCGCAGCATTTCTTCACCGCCGCCGGGCTTTGGCTGTCACAACAGCAGACAGAACAGCCCGCCGGATAA
- a CDS encoding alpha/beta hydrolase has protein sequence MKTAHLVDPELRPLLDLMPERVLEASVLPVMREQRQTAALESLLQDDGLPVTVSQHHISGGENAPVVRVVVISPQHERKGRMGILHIHGGGYVLGSPEQSMPLTRPTAAQHDCVIVSVDYRLAPETPFPGPLEDCYAALVWMTAQAEALGIDSAHIGVMGDSAGAGLAASLALLTRDRSGPKLAFQNLMYPMLDDRTVTDPNPNPVTGEFSWTRADNLFGWHAYLGHEAGLPDVSCYAAAARAEDLSGLPPAWIGVGSIDLFLDENIDYARRLIRAGVPVEFSIYPGGFHGFNGDPAYALARRARKQRQDALAGFNPLRHYHDFGL, from the coding sequence ATGAAAACTGCCCACCTGGTTGACCCTGAACTGCGCCCGTTACTGGATCTTATGCCAGAACGTGTGCTCGAAGCCTCTGTTCTGCCTGTCATGCGTGAGCAGCGTCAGACGGCGGCGCTGGAAAGTCTGTTACAGGATGACGGGTTGCCGGTAACGGTTAGTCAGCATCACATTTCAGGCGGCGAAAATGCGCCGGTGGTGCGAGTTGTGGTGATTTCGCCGCAACACGAACGCAAAGGGCGGATGGGTATTCTGCATATTCACGGTGGTGGCTATGTGCTGGGCAGCCCTGAACAGTCGATGCCGCTGACCCGCCCGACGGCGGCGCAACACGACTGCGTCATTGTTTCGGTGGATTATCGCCTCGCGCCGGAAACACCGTTCCCCGGCCCGCTGGAAGATTGCTATGCGGCGCTGGTCTGGATGACCGCGCAGGCAGAAGCGCTGGGTATCGACTCCGCCCATATCGGTGTGATGGGCGACAGCGCCGGTGCAGGGCTGGCGGCCTCTCTGGCGCTGCTGACCCGTGACCGGAGTGGGCCGAAACTGGCGTTTCAAAACCTGATGTATCCGATGCTCGACGACCGCACCGTGACCGATCCCAACCCGAATCCGGTGACCGGCGAATTTTCCTGGACGCGCGCGGACAACCTTTTCGGCTGGCATGCCTATCTCGGTCACGAAGCGGGTTTGCCGGATGTTTCCTGCTACGCTGCTGCTGCCCGCGCAGAGGATCTGAGCGGATTACCGCCAGCCTGGATTGGTGTCGGTTCGATCGATTTATTTCTCGATGAAAACATCGACTATGCCCGCCGGTTAATCCGCGCAGGCGTGCCGGTGGAATTCAGTATCTATCCGGGGGGATTCCATGGTTTCAATGGCGATCCGGCCTATGCGCTGGCCCGCCGCGCCCGCAAACAGCGTCAGGATGCCTTAGCCGGTTTCAATCCGCTGCGTCATTATCATGACTTTGGCTTATAA